The nucleotide window TCAGGAACCTGTCACATACACATACAATTGAAAATAATTTATTCAGTCTCATAGGTATAATTACAAACAAGTTGAGGGCACTCATACCACGGCAAAAATAGATGACAATTTGGAATTTTTGAAGATTTCTGTCCATCAAACTAGGACTTCAGAGAAGGAATTTTTCAATTTCCATAGTAACTGATTCAATGCTATATTGTTTGAACAAAATTGAGAGAGAAAAGAGGATGATTGCGCCAGTGGAAACTTTCCTCAGAATGGTCAAAGAAGGCACTCACCATAAGCTCACCTGTCGATGTAGTAGGCGGCGACGGTGGATCGTCCATTTGATGAGCGGCGGCGGTGGTCAGAGGTGGCGGATGGGGTGGCGGAGGCACACGACGCGCGGGGTTGGCCCGACGATGACTTGTGGAGTCGAGGAGATGGTGGGAGGTTGTGGATAGAGAGCAGCGGCGGTGGGCATGGACGCGGCGGTCGTGCGACAGGTGGCTGACGGCGGTTGTGCACCGGATCAGCCGTCGCGGCACGGCAGAAGCTCGGGAGGAGATGGGGGCGGGACGGCGCCGGCCGGGAGCAGGGGAGGAGATGGGTGTGTGGCGACGGCGGAGCTGGGCAGGAGAGGAAATGGGTGCGAGCGAGGAGATAAGGCTCCTGTCAGTTTTCCGTTTTCCTTCTTCTCCTGTGCAGATCGCCAGCAGCCGCGTGATCACGATCGAAGTGTTCTCAGTTCATGTGGTCGTTTTTGCAATCGGGCACAGGGTTGCCAAATACATATTTCGTTTATTAAGTGGGCCGGCGCAGTTGCTACAGGAGACGAATAAAATTGAGCGACAGCTGCTACCATCTCGCTTAATGCTAGACATCTCCCGCGACTCGTGGGTGAGCGAACTGGTCCATTATTATTAAAAATAGTATAACCGTATTTAATCCCTGCCCTCATTAAGGACAGTAAAACTGAGCCTAAACTGAGCCCTCTCACGCCATCAGTTTTCTCAGCCGTCCATTGTCCCGATCTGGCCATTTTCGTCCGTTGGATGCACGTGAAACGCAACTTTCCTGCTAACTGGGCCTGTTG belongs to Triticum urartu cultivar G1812 unplaced genomic scaffold, Tu2.1 TuUngrouped_contig_4551, whole genome shotgun sequence and includes:
- the LOC125527990 gene encoding uncharacterized protein LOC125527990: NTSIVITRLLAICTGEEGKRKTDRSLISSLAPISSPAQLRRRHTPISSPAPGRRRPAPISSRASAVPRRLIRCTTAVSHLSHDRRVHAHRRCSLSTTSHHLLDSTSHRRANPARRVPPPPHPPPLTTAAAHQMDDPPSPPTTSTEIFKNSKLSSIFAVVPDHGAIIALILYGVHQN